From the Plectropomus leopardus isolate mb chromosome 18, YSFRI_Pleo_2.0, whole genome shotgun sequence genome, one window contains:
- the atxn1a gene encoding ataxin-1a gives MKSNQERSNECLPPKKREIPSSTLPSDNRSPTIPPASDSQRTENMAWLASVAGGNESGMGGHRSSSQSDGLQYKSLFSTSDSSSSSSSLRLVSSLPTVYTSSLPQSTVGGTVHYAQLPPNLQFIASPYTAPYAGYISPQLLPPPPPPPPLSSSSSSLAAQRHSHTETVSAPSHASKHDQQRASTGRTSMPPPSTDPAPHHVLMSTSPRTVPSPHHQAGIHLPPQSLHHHHTLGHGMSQLVVQYTDGPTRKEEGARPRELHNGELERGRRFGASPESSLSKPVSKSRDATSSYETRQLVVHSDYSTHDPSGLRTSLMLMPNSHGDHQLVPPRASPEKLTTSASAHLEKGGIILGKPVNRTPSSSNTTSSFTFPPPLSVDSLKAAVSTVSPQTVIHTTHSATESLSMGLPSTSIYPQSPIIGYIAGGSGSQHTPISYHTSLQQHLLIPGAQQVIIPVSGGGVTAVEPVTSHVTSTTQAAPFPNTLPHTYIAATAPKGETLESASGSYHQAAPGAVVQAQLHLPIVPAPPGLVAPSAPPPPSSGVVPPSLPPYFIKGSIIQLADGELKRVEDLKTEDFIQSAEISSELKIDSSTVERIEGSHTSPNFAVVQFSVGEHRAQVSVEVLVEYPFFVFGQGWSSCCPDRTTQLLELPCTKLSVGDVCISLTLKNLRNGSLKKAQALELATPASVPASSHGHLKPPRAVSDAPQSCSGGGSRHSERENGISQRGRDRSGNGSGGSTNVENGDLMFGERGSVKGQVASSAKAGSSKPSGGRKRRWSAPEGRKVEKSEEEPPLTLPKPSFIPHEVKVSIEGRSNIGK, from the exons ATGAAGTCCAACCAGGAACGCAGTAATGAATGTCTGCCCCCAAAGAAGAGGGAGATCCCCTCTAGCACATTACCTTCTGACAATCGCTCACCAACCATCCCACCTGCCAGCGACAGCCAGCGCACAGAGAACATGGCCTGGCTTGCCAGCGTGGCTGGTGGGAATGAGAGTGGCATGGGTGGACACCGTAGCTCCAGTCAGTCTGACGGCCTCCAATATAAATCCCTTTTCTCCACATCAgactcctcatcctcctcttcctcgctgAGGCTAGTCTCATCTCTTCCTACGGTGTACACGTCCTCCCTGCCACAGTCCACAGTTGGAGGAACTGTCCATTACGCCCAACTGCCCCCCAACCTGCAGTTTATAGCCTCACCCTACACCGCCCCGTACGCAGGCTACATCTCCCCCCAACTacttccacctcctcctccacctccccccctctcctcctcgtcctcctctctgGCCGCAcagagacactcacacacagagacgGTCTCCGCTCCTTCACACGCTTCCAAACACGACCAGCAGAGAGCATCCACGGGGCGCACCTCCATGCCCCCCCCTTCTACAGACCCTGCCCCTCACCACGTTCTAATGTCAACTTCCCCACGGACTGTGCCGTCACCGCATCACCAAGCAGGCATCCACCTTCCTCCCCAGTCACTGCATCACCACCACACTTTAGGACATGGGATGTCCCAGCTTGTGGTGCAGTACACGGACGGACCCACTAGGAAAGAGGAAGGTGCAAGACCCAGAGAGCTCCACAATGGAGAGCTGGAAAGGGGGCGGCGGTTTGGAGCGTCCCCAGAGTCCAGCCTCTCTAAGCCGGTGAGCAAATCAAGGGACGCCACTTCATCTTACGAGACCCGCCAGCTGGTTGTGCATTCAGACTACTCTACCCACGATCCCTCAGGGCTGAGAACCTCACTCATGCTAATGCCCAACAGCCATGGGGACCACCAGCTGGTACCTCCTAGAGCCAGCCCTGAGAAGCTGACAACCTCTGCCTCCGCACACCTGGAGAAAGGTGGCATCATCCTGGGCAAGCCTGTCAATCGTacaccctcctcctccaacaCCACCTCCTCTTTCACGTTTCCACCCCCATTAAGTGTCGACAGCCTGAAAGCTGCTGTCAGCACCGTGTCACCCCAGACCGTTATCCACACCACCCACAGCGCCACAGAGTCACTGTCCATGGGGCTCCCCTCCACCAGTATCTACCCTCAGTCACCCATCATTGGATACATCGCAGGGGGCAGTGGGAGCCAGCATACGCCAATCAGCTACCACACCAGCCTACAACAACACTTACTCATTCCTGGCGCCCAACAGGTCATTATCCCTGTTAGTGGAGGCGGAGTCACCGCGGTGGAACCTGTAACCTCCCACGTAACATCAACCACACAAGCTGCACCGTTTCCtaacacactcccacacacatacatcgCTGCCACTGCCCCCAAAGGAGAAACACTAGAATCCGCCAGTGGCTCGTATCATCAGGCCGCTCCAGGTGCAGTGGTCCAAGCCCAGCTCCATCTCCCCATTGTACCCGCTCCGCCGGGGCTGGTggctccctctgctcctcctccaccatccAGTGGGGTGGTGCCCCCCTCGCTTCCCCCGTATTTCATCAAGGGCTCTATCATCCAGCTGGCCGATGGGGAGCTGAAACGTGTGGAGGACCTGAAGACGGAGGACTTCATCCAGAGCGCAGAAATCAGCAGTGAGCTGAAGATCGACTCGTCCACGGTGGAGCGCATTGAAGGGAGCCACACCTCACCCAACTTTGCTGTGGTTCAGTTCTCCGTTGGTGAGCACCGTGCACAG GTGAGTGTGGAGGTCCTGGTGGAGTACCCCTTTTTCGTCTTTGGCCAAGGCTGGTCTTCATGCTGCCCCGACCGGACCACCCAGCTTCTGGAGCTGCCTTGCACCAAGCTCTCTGTTGGCGACGTTTGTATTTCACTTACCCTGAAGAACCTGAGGAACGGATCCCTGAAGAAGGCTCAGGCCCTGGAGCTGGCCACCCCTGCGTCTGTCCCAGCCTCCAGCCACGGGCACCTCAAACCCCCCCGAGCTGTCTCAGACGCTCCCCAGAGCTGCAGTGGAGGAGGCTCCAGGCACAGCGAGCGGGAGAACGGAATCAGCCAGCGAGGGAGGGACAGAAGTGGGAACGGGAGCGGAGGGAGCACCAATGTGGAAAACGGGGATCTCATGTTTGGGGAAAGAGGGTCAGTTAAAGGTCAGGTAGCCAGCAGCGCAAAAGCTGGCTCCAGTAAGCCATCAGGAGGCAGGAAGCGGAGATGGTCCGCGCCGGAGGGTCGAAAAGTAGAAAAATCAGAGGAGGAGCCGCCCTTGACCCTGCCTAAACCTTCTTTCATCCCTCATGAGGTGAAAGTAAGCATTGAGGGAAGGTCAAATATTGGCAAGTGA